From Paracoccus aminovorans, one genomic window encodes:
- the ihfB gene encoding integration host factor subunit beta encodes MIRSELIQKISEENPHLFQRDVERIVNTVFEEIIDAMARGDRVELRGFGAFSVKKRDARQGRNPRTGESVSVDEKHVPFFKTGKLLRERLNGDAE; translated from the coding sequence ATGATCCGATCCGAACTGATTCAGAAAATCTCCGAGGAGAACCCGCACCTGTTCCAGCGCGATGTCGAGCGGATCGTGAACACCGTGTTCGAGGAGATCATCGACGCCATGGCCCGCGGCGACCGGGTCGAGCTGCGCGGCTTCGGCGCCTTCTCGGTCAAGAAGCGCGACGCCCGCCAGGGCCGCAACCCCCGCACCGGCGAATCGGTCAGCGTGGACGAAAAGCACGTGCCCTTCTTCAAGACCGGCAAGCTCTTGCGCGAGCGGTTGAACGGCGACGCCGAATAG
- a CDS encoding LapA family protein, with protein sequence MRAIRVFFFVVLAVVLVLVAAANREFVTISLLPEALAPFAGGQWSLTMPAFVALFLAMVFGVLVGLVWEWLRESGLRAESGRRAQHLADLEREVGHLRQTHAAPRDEVLAILDDAARKPANPAALPAQGTTLPAPR encoded by the coding sequence ATGCGCGCGATCCGGGTTTTCTTCTTTGTGGTGCTGGCCGTGGTGCTGGTGCTGGTGGCGGCGGCGAATCGCGAATTCGTCACCATCAGCCTGCTGCCCGAGGCGCTCGCGCCCTTCGCCGGCGGGCAATGGTCGCTGACCATGCCGGCCTTTGTCGCGCTGTTCCTGGCCATGGTCTTCGGCGTGCTGGTCGGGCTGGTGTGGGAATGGCTGCGCGAATCGGGCCTGCGCGCCGAATCCGGCCGCCGCGCGCAGCATCTCGCCGATCTGGAGCGCGAGGTCGGCCACCTGCGCCAGACCCATGCCGCGCCGCGGGACGAGGTGCTGGCGATCCTCGACGACGCCGCGCGCAAGCCCGCCAACCCGGCCGCCCTTCCCGCGCAGGGCACGACGCTGCCCGCGCCGCGCTAG
- a CDS encoding response regulator: MSLTILVQHADAELRERAAAALRGAGMAVVLAGDGTEGLALLARQEVDAILTGINMPGLDGFGFIEAVRQQDRLRAVPILVLSLCSMPELKTRARNAGAAGWLPQPFDPQRLVETVLAVTG, encoded by the coding sequence ATGTCGCTGACGATTCTGGTGCAGCATGCCGATGCGGAGCTGCGCGAAAGGGCGGCGGCGGCGCTTCGCGGCGCCGGCATGGCCGTGGTGCTGGCCGGCGACGGGACCGAGGGCCTGGCGCTGCTGGCGCGGCAAGAGGTGGACGCGATCCTGACCGGGATCAACATGCCGGGCCTGGACGGATTCGGCTTCATCGAGGCGGTGCGCCAGCAGGACCGGCTGCGGGCAGTGCCGATCCTGGTGCTTTCGCTCTGCTCCATGCCCGAGCTGAAGACGCGCGCCCGCAATGCCGGCGCGGCCGGCTGGCTGCCGCAGCCCTTCGATCCCCAGCGCCTGGTCGAGACGGTGTTGGCCGTCACCGGATAG
- a CDS encoding NAD(P)H-dependent flavin oxidoreductase — translation MSILTDLEIPVLQAPMAGTATPALAAETSRAGALGGLGLATAGAEQAAAMMAEVQARLGSNRYHVNLFCHRPAHADPAREAAWLDYLAPEFRRAGAEPPAALREIFASFLVSEGVLEAVLAARPAMASFHFGLPRPDQLAALRGTGALLAGSATSLAEGRAIRDAGLDAIIAQGYEAGGHRGIFRPEGEDAQLPTMDLLRALEPLGLPLVAAGGIMDGRDAVRFLDAGAVAVQMGTAFVACPESAASAAHRARLGQPGQDTVMTSAISGRPARGFRNRLTDLGAAPEAPPLPDYPITYDAGKALAAAAGTDYAAQWAGTGSARARAMPAAELAAALGREIAEARKTA, via the coding sequence ATGAGCATATTGACCGATCTGGAGATCCCGGTGCTTCAGGCGCCCATGGCCGGCACCGCGACACCGGCCCTGGCGGCCGAGACCAGCCGCGCGGGTGCGCTGGGCGGGCTGGGCCTGGCCACCGCCGGCGCCGAACAGGCGGCCGCCATGATGGCCGAGGTGCAGGCGCGGCTGGGCTCGAACCGCTATCACGTCAACCTGTTCTGCCACCGTCCCGCCCATGCCGACCCGGCGCGCGAGGCCGCATGGCTGGACTATCTCGCGCCCGAGTTCCGCCGCGCGGGGGCCGAGCCGCCGGCCGCTCTGCGCGAGATCTTCGCCAGCTTCTTGGTCAGCGAGGGCGTGCTGGAGGCGGTGCTGGCCGCGCGTCCGGCCATGGCCAGCTTCCACTTCGGCCTGCCGCGTCCCGACCAGCTGGCGGCCCTGCGAGGGACGGGGGCGCTGCTCGCCGGGTCGGCCACCTCGTTGGCCGAGGGGCGGGCCATCCGCGACGCCGGGCTGGATGCGATCATCGCCCAGGGCTACGAGGCCGGCGGCCATCGCGGCATCTTCCGGCCCGAGGGCGAGGATGCGCAGCTGCCGACGATGGACCTGCTCAGGGCGCTGGAACCGCTGGGCCTGCCCCTGGTCGCGGCGGGCGGCATCATGGACGGGCGCGACGCCGTGCGTTTCCTGGATGCCGGGGCGGTCGCGGTGCAGATGGGCACGGCCTTCGTCGCCTGCCCGGAATCCGCCGCCAGCGCCGCCCATCGCGCCCGGCTGGGGCAGCCGGGGCAGGACACGGTGATGACCAGCGCGATCTCGGGCCGGCCGGCGCGGGGCTTTCGCAACCGGCTGACCGATCTCGGTGCCGCGCCCGAGGCGCCGCCGCTGCCCGACTATCCGATCACCTATGATGCGGGCAAGGCGCTGGCCGCCGCGGCCGGCACCGATTACGCCGCGCAATGGGCCGGCACCGGCTCGGCCCGCGCCCGTGCCATGCCGGCGGCGGAACTGGCCGCCGCCCTGGGTCGCGAGATCGCCGAGGCCCGCAAAACCGCCTGA
- a CDS encoding DUF2312 domain-containing protein: MQDDNAYGIAAGELRQFIEQYEQLEAEKKDVAEQQKELMAEAKARGYDTKVMRKVIALRKRDKDDIAEEEAILEMYKAALGMA, translated from the coding sequence ATGCAGGACGACAACGCCTATGGCATCGCCGCCGGCGAACTGCGCCAGTTCATCGAGCAATACGAGCAGCTCGAGGCGGAAAAGAAGGACGTGGCCGAGCAGCAGAAGGAGCTGATGGCCGAGGCCAAGGCGCGCGGCTACGACACCAAGGTCATGCGCAAGGTCATCGCGCTGCGCAAGCGCGACAAGGATGACATCGCCGAGGAAGAGGCGATCCTGGAAATGTACAAGGCCGCGCTGGGGATGGCCTGA
- the rpsA gene encoding 30S ribosomal protein S1 yields MCAKATMEEFEALLNESLEIDTPDEGSVVKGKVIAIEAGQAIIDVGYKMEGRVDLKEFANPGEAPNIQVGDEVEVYLDRVENARGEASISREKARREEAWDRLEKAYAAEERVEGAIFGRVKGGFTVDLGGAVAFLPGSQVDVRPVRDAGPLMGLKQPFQILKMDRRRGNIVVSRRAILEESRAEQRAEVIANLTEGQTVEGVVKNITEYGAFVDLGGVDGLLHVTDMAWRRVNHPSEILSIGETVKVQVVKINKDTHRISLGMKQLQADPWDTVGSKFPIGSVHAGRVTNITDYGAFVELEAGVEGLVHVSEMSWTKKNVHPGKIVSTSQEVDVMVLEIDEAKRRVSLGLKQTMRNPWEVFAETHPVGTVIEGEVKNITEFGLFVGLEGDIDGMVHLSDISWDARGEDAIQDFRKGDVVKAVVQEVDIDKERISLSIKALENDAMAEAVEGVKRGSVITVTVTAIEDGGIEVEYNGMKSFIRRSDLARDRQDQRPERFQVGDHVDVRVTNIDTKTRRLGLSIKAREIAEEKEAVEQYGSSDSGASLGDILGAALKSKG; encoded by the coding sequence ATGTGCGCTAAAGCGACCATGGAGGAATTCGAGGCCCTCCTGAACGAAAGCCTCGAAATCGACACCCCGGACGAAGGTTCGGTCGTCAAGGGCAAGGTCATCGCCATCGAGGCGGGCCAGGCCATCATCGACGTCGGCTACAAGATGGAAGGCCGCGTCGATCTGAAAGAATTCGCGAATCCCGGCGAAGCCCCGAACATCCAGGTCGGCGACGAGGTCGAGGTTTATCTGGACCGCGTCGAGAACGCCCGCGGCGAAGCCTCGATCTCGCGCGAGAAAGCCCGCCGCGAGGAAGCCTGGGACCGTCTGGAAAAAGCCTATGCCGCCGAGGAGCGCGTCGAAGGCGCCATCTTCGGTCGCGTCAAGGGCGGCTTCACGGTCGACCTGGGCGGTGCCGTGGCCTTCCTGCCCGGCTCGCAAGTCGATGTGCGCCCCGTGCGCGATGCCGGCCCGCTGATGGGTCTGAAACAGCCGTTCCAGATCCTGAAGATGGACCGCCGCCGTGGCAACATCGTCGTGTCGCGCCGCGCCATCCTGGAAGAAAGCCGCGCCGAACAGCGCGCCGAAGTCATCGCCAACCTGACCGAAGGTCAGACGGTCGAGGGCGTGGTCAAGAACATCACCGAATACGGTGCCTTCGTTGACCTGGGCGGCGTCGACGGCCTGCTGCACGTCACCGACATGGCCTGGCGCCGCGTCAACCACCCGTCCGAGATCCTGTCGATCGGCGAGACCGTCAAGGTCCAGGTCGTCAAGATCAACAAGGACACCCACCGCATCAGCCTGGGCATGAAGCAGCTGCAGGCCGACCCGTGGGATACCGTGGGCTCGAAGTTCCCGATCGGCTCGGTCCACGCCGGCCGCGTGACCAACATCACCGACTACGGCGCCTTCGTCGAGCTGGAAGCCGGTGTCGAGGGTCTGGTCCACGTTTCGGAAATGAGCTGGACCAAGAAGAACGTGCACCCCGGCAAGATCGTCTCGACCTCGCAAGAGGTTGACGTGATGGTGCTGGAGATCGACGAGGCGAAGCGCCGGGTCAGCTTGGGTCTGAAACAGACCATGCGCAACCCGTGGGAAGTCTTCGCCGAGACCCACCCGGTCGGCACCGTCATCGAGGGCGAAGTCAAGAACATCACCGAATTCGGTCTGTTCGTCGGCCTGGAAGGCGATATCGACGGCATGGTCCACCTGTCGGACATCTCGTGGGATGCCCGTGGCGAAGACGCGATCCAGGACTTCCGCAAGGGCGACGTCGTCAAGGCGGTCGTGCAGGAAGTCGACATCGACAAGGAACGCATTTCGCTGTCGATCAAGGCGCTGGAAAATGACGCCATGGCCGAAGCGGTCGAGGGCGTGAAGCGCGGCTCGGTCATCACCGTCACCGTGACGGCGATCGAGGACGGCGGCATCGAGGTCGAATACAACGGCATGAAATCCTTCATCCGTCGTTCGGACCTGGCCCGCGACCGTCAGGACCAGCGCCCCGAGCGCTTCCAGGTCGGCGACCATGTCGACGTCCGCGTCACCAACATCGACACCAAGACCCGCCGTCTGGGCCTGTCGATCAAGGCGCGCGAGATCGCGGAAGAGAAGGAAGCCGTCGAACAGTATGGCAGCTCGGATTCGGGTGCCTCGCTGGGCGACATCCTGGGCGCCGCGCTGAAGAGCAAAGGCTGA
- the dtd gene encoding D-aminoacyl-tRNA deacylase → MRALVQRVTRAEVTVEDRSIGRIGPGLMVLVCAMQGDPEDAPEKLAARIAKLRIFRDEAGKMNRSVVDIGGAVLVVSQFTLAADTRTGNRPGFSSAEAPARGEALYLRFAEALRGLGLPVETGAFGADMQVSLVNDGPVTIWMDSTDRA, encoded by the coding sequence ATGCGCGCCCTGGTCCAGCGCGTCACTCGCGCCGAAGTCACCGTCGAGGACCGCAGCATCGGCCGCATCGGCCCCGGGCTGATGGTCCTGGTCTGCGCCATGCAGGGCGATCCCGAGGACGCGCCGGAAAAGCTGGCCGCCCGCATCGCCAAGCTGCGCATCTTCCGCGACGAGGCCGGCAAGATGAACCGCTCGGTCGTGGACATCGGCGGTGCGGTGCTGGTGGTCAGCCAGTTCACGCTGGCCGCCGACACCCGCACTGGCAACCGCCCCGGATTCTCCAGCGCCGAGGCGCCGGCGCGGGGCGAGGCGCTGTATCTGCGCTTTGCCGAGGCGCTGCGCGGGTTGGGGCTGCCGGTCGAGACGGGCGCGTTCGGCGCCGACATGCAGGTGTCGCTGGTCAACGACGGTCCGGTGACGATCTGGATGGATTCGACCGATCGCGCTTGA
- a CDS encoding phosphoribosylanthranilate isomerase, whose protein sequence is MAVSVKICGLTEVAGLAAAIDAGARYLGFVFFPKSPRHVAAAQAAGLAAQVPLGLAKVGLFVDPDDAQLDQVLAEVPLDLIQLHGAETPARVAQVKALTGLPVMKAVGVAGPADLDRLWDYGLAADMLLIDAKPPAGAALPGGNGLAFDWRLLAGRQILKPWLLAGGLTPENVHEAIRLTRAPGVDVSSGVESAPGIKDPDRIRRFIARATAPIL, encoded by the coding sequence ATGGCGGTCTCCGTCAAGATCTGCGGCCTGACCGAGGTCGCTGGCCTCGCTGCGGCCATCGATGCCGGTGCCCGCTATCTCGGCTTCGTCTTCTTCCCGAAATCGCCGCGCCATGTCGCCGCCGCGCAAGCGGCGGGACTGGCGGCCCAGGTGCCGCTGGGTCTGGCCAAGGTCGGACTGTTCGTGGACCCGGACGACGCGCAGCTCGACCAGGTGCTGGCCGAGGTGCCGCTGGACCTGATCCAGCTGCATGGCGCCGAGACGCCGGCCCGGGTGGCGCAGGTCAAGGCCCTGACCGGCCTGCCGGTGATGAAGGCGGTCGGGGTGGCCGGGCCCGCGGATCTGGACCGGCTCTGGGATTACGGCCTTGCCGCCGACATGCTGCTGATCGACGCGAAGCCGCCCGCAGGCGCGGCGCTGCCCGGCGGCAACGGGCTCGCCTTCGACTGGCGGCTGCTGGCCGGCCGGCAGATCCTCAAGCCTTGGCTGCTGGCGGGCGGCCTCACCCCCGAGAACGTGCACGAGGCGATCCGCCTGACCCGCGCGCCGGGCGTCGACGTCTCTTCGGGCGTCGAAAGCGCGCCGGGCATCAAGGACCCCGACCGCATCCGCCGCTTCATTGCCCGCGCCACCGCGCCCATCCTGTGA
- the tsf gene encoding translation elongation factor Ts, with protein MAITAAMVKELRETTGAGMMDAKKALTETDGDMEAAVDWLRTKGLAKAAKKADRVAAEGLVGVSVKAGRGVAVELNSETDFVAKNADFQQLVREITDVALETAEDVEVLRATHLNGKPVADVVTDAIARIGENLTLRRMHVLEGDTVVSYVHNAATEGMGKIGVLVALKGDADKAQAIGKQFAMHIAATNPVSLSEATLDPTLLARELEVQTAKALEENASSAKPKPEAVIQNNIIPGRMKKFVAENTLLGQAFVINPDVTVEQAAKEAGVEITGFARVMVGEGIEKKEEDFAAEVAKTRAGA; from the coding sequence ATGGCTATCACCGCTGCGATGGTGAAAGAGCTGCGCGAAACGACCGGCGCGGGCATGATGGACGCCAAGAAGGCGCTGACCGAAACCGACGGCGACATGGAAGCCGCCGTGGACTGGCTGCGCACCAAGGGTCTGGCGAAAGCCGCCAAGAAGGCCGATCGCGTCGCCGCCGAGGGTCTGGTGGGTGTCTCGGTCAAGGCCGGCCGCGGTGTCGCCGTCGAGCTGAACTCGGAAACCGACTTCGTCGCCAAGAACGCCGACTTCCAGCAGCTGGTGCGCGAGATCACCGACGTGGCTCTGGAAACCGCCGAGGATGTCGAGGTGCTGCGCGCCACGCATCTGAACGGCAAGCCGGTTGCGGACGTCGTGACCGACGCCATCGCCCGCATCGGCGAGAACCTGACCCTGCGCCGCATGCACGTCCTGGAAGGCGACACCGTGGTCTCTTATGTCCACAACGCCGCGACCGAGGGCATGGGCAAGATCGGCGTGCTGGTCGCGCTGAAGGGCGATGCCGACAAGGCCCAGGCCATCGGCAAGCAATTCGCCATGCACATTGCTGCGACCAACCCGGTCTCGCTGTCGGAAGCGACCCTCGACCCGACGCTGCTGGCGCGCGAGCTGGAAGTGCAGACCGCGAAAGCCCTGGAAGAGAACGCCTCTTCGGCCAAGCCGAAGCCCGAGGCCGTGATCCAGAACAACATCATCCCGGGCCGGATGAAGAAATTCGTGGCCGAGAACACGCTGCTGGGCCAGGCTTTCGTCATCAACCCCGACGTGACCGTCGAACAGGCCGCGAAAGAGGCCGGCGTCGAGATCACCGGCTTCGCCCGCGTCATGGTCGGCGAAGGCATCGAGAAGAAGGAAGAGGATTTCGCCGCCGAGGTCGCCAAGACCCGCGCCGGCGCCTGA
- the rpsB gene encoding 30S ribosomal protein S2: protein MDMALPEFSMRQLLEAGVHYGHQTQRWNPRMAEFIYGERNGIHIFDLTQTVPMLDAALQAVRDTVAKGGRVLFVGTKRQAQKAISDAAERSAQFYMNHRWLGGTLTNWKTVSQSIQRLKALDETLGSGAEGLTKKERLQMEREQAKLQASLGGIREMGGLPDLLFVVDVNKEDLAIAEAKKLGIPVVAVVDTNCSPKGVDYIIPGNDDAARAIALYCDLASRAALDGMTAQMGAAGVDLGALEASVEETLEGATEEAEA from the coding sequence ATGGACATGGCGCTTCCCGAATTCTCCATGCGTCAGCTGCTTGAAGCTGGCGTTCACTACGGCCACCAGACCCAGCGTTGGAACCCCCGGATGGCCGAGTTCATCTATGGTGAACGCAACGGCATCCACATCTTCGACCTGACGCAGACCGTCCCGATGCTGGACGCCGCCCTGCAGGCCGTGCGCGACACCGTGGCCAAGGGCGGCCGCGTGCTGTTCGTCGGCACCAAGCGCCAGGCGCAGAAGGCCATCTCCGACGCCGCCGAGCGTTCGGCGCAGTTCTATATGAACCACCGCTGGCTGGGCGGCACGCTGACTAACTGGAAAACCGTTTCGCAATCGATCCAGCGCCTGAAGGCCCTGGACGAGACGCTGGGCTCGGGCGCCGAAGGCCTGACCAAGAAAGAGCGTCTGCAGATGGAACGCGAACAGGCCAAGCTGCAGGCCTCGCTGGGCGGCATCCGCGAAATGGGCGGCCTGCCCGACCTGCTGTTCGTCGTCGACGTGAACAAGGAAGACCTGGCCATCGCCGAAGCCAAGAAGCTGGGCATCCCGGTCGTCGCCGTGGTCGATACCAACTGCTCGCCCAAGGGCGTCGATTACATCATCCCGGGCAATGACGACGCCGCCCGCGCCATCGCGCTGTATTGCGACCTGGCCTCGCGCGCCGCTCTGGACGGCATGACCGCGCAGATGGGCGCCGCCGGCGTGGACCTGGGCGCGCTGGAAGCCTCGGTCGAGGAAACGCTGGAAGGCGCGACCGAAGAAGCCGAAGCCTGA
- a CDS encoding (d)CMP kinase: MPFTIAIDGPAASGKGTIARALAQHFGFAHLDTGLLYRAVGAKGGDPVAAARGLAPGDLARDDLRSAAAGQAASRVAAIPEVRAALVDFQRRFAGGEPGAVLDGRDIGTVICPEARLKLYVTASDQIRARRRALELGADEAEMLRELRERDARDAARDVAPMRPAEDALLLDTSEMTIDEAVARAIDAARRAGA; encoded by the coding sequence ATGCCCTTTACCATCGCCATCGACGGGCCCGCCGCCTCGGGCAAGGGGACCATCGCCCGCGCCTTGGCCCAGCATTTCGGCTTTGCGCATCTGGACACCGGGCTGCTTTATCGCGCCGTCGGCGCCAAGGGTGGCGATCCGGTCGCGGCGGCACGCGGCCTGGCGCCCGGGGACCTCGCCCGCGACGATCTGCGCAGCGCTGCGGCCGGGCAGGCCGCCAGCCGCGTCGCCGCCATTCCCGAGGTGCGCGCGGCCCTGGTCGATTTCCAGCGCCGCTTTGCCGGCGGCGAGCCGGGCGCGGTGCTGGACGGGCGCGACATCGGCACGGTGATCTGCCCCGAGGCCCGGCTGAAGCTTTATGTCACCGCCAGCGACCAGATCCGCGCCCGCCGCCGCGCGCTGGAACTGGGCGCCGACGAGGCCGAGATGCTGCGCGAATTGCGCGAACGGGACGCGCGCGACGCCGCCCGCGACGTGGCGCCGATGCGACCGGCCGAGGACGCGCTGCTTCTGGACACCAGCGAGATGACCATCGACGAGGCGGTGGCGCGCGCCATCGACGCCGCAAGGAGGGCAGGGGCATGA
- a CDS encoding helix-turn-helix transcriptional regulator: MSLKDLDPMEMLKDIETILAMRTVEGLWQHYVDRLAGLGFLHVAYHRLRILDVGGAPLADGHLFLSSYTPRLVQEILAQDGLSDLPMHRWICTHRGSESWDWMHSQRRAGRLSPAEERMLDLFARYGHVSGHAISLGDSVPQMRAGVTLSGAIGMRQDRLDALWRQHRALVMTLTGLVHLRLSVLPYAPPENALTLRQREVLEHIAIGRTTQEIAGLLDLTPATVEKHLRLARRALGARTTAQAVLLAASRRQILLDSGDGAAERGPSAPTQDEASALSVSVSGKVPDACLPTREL, encoded by the coding sequence ATGTCTTTGAAAGACCTGGACCCGATGGAGATGCTGAAGGACATCGAGACCATATTGGCGATGCGGACGGTCGAGGGCCTGTGGCAGCATTATGTCGACCGTCTTGCCGGGCTCGGTTTTCTTCATGTCGCTTATCACAGGCTGCGGATCCTCGATGTCGGAGGCGCCCCGCTGGCGGACGGCCACCTGTTCCTCTCCAGCTATACGCCGCGGCTGGTGCAGGAGATTCTGGCGCAGGACGGCCTGTCCGACCTGCCGATGCACCGCTGGATCTGCACCCATCGCGGCAGCGAAAGCTGGGACTGGATGCACAGCCAGCGCCGCGCCGGCCGGCTCAGCCCCGCCGAGGAGCGGATGCTGGACCTGTTCGCGCGCTACGGCCATGTCTCGGGCCATGCGATCAGCCTGGGCGACAGCGTGCCGCAGATGCGGGCGGGCGTGACCCTGTCGGGTGCGATCGGGATGCGGCAGGATCGGCTGGACGCGCTGTGGCGGCAGCATCGCGCGCTCGTCATGACGCTGACCGGGCTGGTCCATCTGCGGCTGTCGGTGCTGCCCTATGCGCCGCCGGAGAATGCGCTGACGCTGCGCCAGCGCGAAGTGCTGGAACATATCGCCATCGGTCGCACCACGCAGGAGATCGCGGGGCTGCTGGACCTCACGCCGGCCACGGTGGAAAAGCACCTGCGGCTGGCGCGCCGGGCGCTGGGGGCGCGAACCACGGCGCAGGCGGTGCTGCTGGCGGCAAGCCGGCGGCAGATCCTGCTCGATTCCGGCGATGGGGCGGCAGAGCGCGGCCCGTCCGCGCCGACGCAGGACGAAGCCTCCGCCCTCTCGGTGTCGGTGTCGGGGAAGGTCCCGGATGCGTGTCTTCCGACGCGCGAGTTGTGA